GCGCAGAGGACGGTGGCGGTGATGGCCGACCCACTGGGACGACGGAGTCGCCCGGCGCAGATGACGGACGAGACGGCGGCGACGGCGGGCAGAACGGCCATGGCGCAGGCGATGGACAGAACGGCGATGGCGGTGACGGACGAGACCGCGGCGCGAACGATGGGCAGAACGGCGATGGCGCAGACGATGGGCAGGACGGCGGAGGTGACGGTCGAAACGGGGGCGGACAGCCGCCGTGGGCCGGCGGTGACAGCGACGACGGCGACCGCTAGTGCCGCGGCGAGTCTCGTGCGGCGTCCGGTGACGGGAACGGCGTCACGAGCGGTTCTGCGTGGGAGTACGCCTGGTGCCGGTGGGGAGACACCCTTTTGAGTTCAGGGCGACAACTCTCGGGCGTGAATGGATTCCGGCGCGCTCCTCGACATACTCGGTAACGAGAATCGGCGGCGTATCCTCCGATTGCTCTCGCGGAAGCCCTGCTACGTCACGGAGATATCCGACTACCTCGGGGTGTCGCCGAAGGCGGTCATCGACCACCTGCGGCGGCTCGAAGACGCCGGGCTCGTGGAGAGCCACGTCGACGACCAGCGGCGGAAGTACTTCCACATCGCGCGGAACCTCCGACTGGAGGTGACGCTCTCTCCCTACTCGTTCGGTGCGAAGTCGGCGTATCCGGCGTCGCGAAGCCTCGACATCGAGCAGTGCTCCCACCTCTCGCTCGACTTCTCCGTGGGGGCCGACGGCGACGTGAGCGACCTCGCCGGCGAGCTCGACGCGCTCCGCGACCTCGAACGCGAACTCTCGCTCGCGCAGCGCTGGGTGCAGGGCCGCGTCGCCGACGTCCAAGAGGAACTCGCGGACAGCCTCGTCGCCGACGGGAACGAGCGGCTGTACGCGGACGTGCTCTCCGCGCTCGCCGGCGGCGCTGACGGCCCCAGCGACGTCGCGGACGCCGTCGACGCGCCCGTCGACGTCGCCGAACGCGTCCTCCGCACGCTCAGCGAGGACGGCCTCGTCGAACGGACGCGCGACGGCTGGCAAATCGCCGACTGAGACACGGGACGGCGCGAGCAATGCCGCGACGGGCGACGGGACGCGTGAGTGATTCTGCGGTGGGTCGTGCGCGGCCGAACGTGCTCTGCGGCCGCGAGGTGAGCGGGAGTAGAATCCTTTTAGTCCGCCGCGTCGGTCTCTGGGAGTATGAACCCTGGAGACCGCGTGCGCGTGGAGCGGTCGGGGCGGACGAACGAGGGCGTCCTGCTCCCGTCGTCGACCTCGGACCACCTGGTAGTGAAACTCGACAGCGGCTACAATCTCGGCGTGGACCGGGAGGAGGCGTCGGTCGACGTCCTCGAATCGGACGTCTACGCCATCGAGGGCGGCGAAGAGGGGGAGGGCGCGGACTCCGCGGTCGAGTTCGACGACGACCTCCCCACCATCGCGCTCGTCTCGACGGGCGGCACCATCGCGTCGACGGTCGACTACCGGACGGGCGCGGTGACGGCGCAGTTCGACGCCGAGGACGTCCTGCGCGCCGTTCCGGACCTCGCGGGCCGCGCGAACTACCGCGGGCGCGTCGTCGCGAACATCCTCTCCGAGAACATGGACCCGTCCATCTGGCAGGAGCTCGCAAACGCCGTCGAGGAGGAGATTGC
This sequence is a window from Halocalculus aciditolerans. Protein-coding genes within it:
- a CDS encoding ArsR family transcriptional regulator, producing MDSGALLDILGNENRRRILRLLSRKPCYVTEISDYLGVSPKAVIDHLRRLEDAGLVESHVDDQRRKYFHIARNLRLEVTLSPYSFGAKSAYPASRSLDIEQCSHLSLDFSVGADGDVSDLAGELDALRDLERELSLAQRWVQGRVADVQEELADSLVADGNERLYADVLSALAGGADGPSDVADAVDAPVDVAERVLRTLSEDGLVERTRDGWQIAD